agaaaagCTGGAGGCTGCTAAGGTATAGTACGCGTCCAGGTATGATGTCATTACTTATAGTAAGAGGATGCCTAAAACGTTGCATCACAGATCATCCTAGATATCCCAAACGTACATCCATAACGAAAATTCCTTTGGAATTGTGACTTTTTGGCCCGCCATATAGTGGGCCTAAATGGGTGTAATCTACTTGTTAAGTGtttcatcttctctagaatatgcttctggctatattcgtaggaagtgcaATATAGTAATATGCCAAGGAGTTttactccattttctacattgGTTTCAATATGTTATAATATTCTCGAATATCCCTAAAGCTCAAAAAGGTGTTCTCCCAGAACGAAGTGAGTATAAGGCGGCCCTTTATGGTAAATTTagtaccattggacaatataAGACAATGTCATTCCccacaatcaggttggataagcctgaaaggttgtcaggggatgattaggtatgaagttaagCCTGAAAGGTTGTTAGGGGatgattaggtatgaagttagaaTAAAATCAGATAGCTAACGTCCCCACAAAATATACCTAAGCATGGGTTAATTGTAGTCACATGTGGTAATTTTCGTTAATTAACTCTTATTCGAATATAATAGTGACATCCAAACACCAATCTTAAATCCGAGAACAATGTAaattgttcacaaagtaaacaaatataCAATGGGGGTTTGGCCAATAGAGCCTTCCATGTCAAATTTCGCTCACCAAATGTgttaggtggagcaaaattagtctcacatattgactttGGGAATGGTACTTTTCAATAACATTGGTAGAGGCATAGAAAAGTGCATAAACAATGATCTATTGTGTCAAAACGGAATTAGATTTTGCAAGGTTGAGGTTCGGGAATACTATCGCTTATTCTTAAAGTtttaggtgccaaggatcatgcttcgggcatgataCCACCTATTGGCAtgcctgattctaccatatgttgtaaaacaaactcgaaatGGGATTATGAGAGAGAGATAAACCCAGACTTGGGTTCTTTAACCGAACTTGGAGGGGTCTGTTTGGTAGGCCTTTGCAGAAGCAGAGCATTACCGTTCGATGCACCTCTGCCGAAGCAGAGCATAACCTTCGGTGCATCCCTGTCGAAGCAAGACACCACCATTTGGTAGACTCCAAGGTTTATATCGTTCGGTACCTCTCAGCCGAATTGTTGAGGTACCTTTCTCTCACAAGTGTGGTAGTAgtcagatccgagaatttggtaaacttccactCTCTATGCTACTACTTCAGGAGCAATTTAGATATAGAAGGAcgagaaaggttttcttccaaTCAAAATTGGATCggatataaacttcagaattgtacctATTCATGGACGTAAAGGTTTTAATCATGTTTTGCTTCGGGCAAGAATTGATCTTTGCTTGATTTAAAATAGTCCATAGTGAGTCAAAGAGCCATAGAGTCCTCGATAGTGAGGTACTTCCATTTGATATGCTTcaggcataagtcttcgaatgaagatcatggcggaggcttattTCAGCTCTTCCACACCATAACTGGCTACAATGATTTCGTAACTAGTCGTAGTCAAGTGGGGTGTCACATCTTGTATCCATGTAAAGTAGTTTCTTGTTCAAAACTTCCAAATCATTGAAATCGAACTTGTTACTGTTTGACAATACGCTGAATGGTGGAAACAAGAATGTGATTGGtgttttaggaaataaaatttccataaacATCAACGTTAGAACACTttggttctaagacatggtttggtTTAAACGGATTTAAGCATGGAGAATTTTGGGTCTCAACATGAGTGTTGTGTGTTAAGAAACTTCATGTTTCTATGGCACTTTTCCGAAACTTCGGGTTCGGAAGTATGCAAGTTCATAATACCTACAAACAAACACAATAGATACAAAAATATgcaataagaaaatatgcaaatagatctttaggtctagaattataattgaattaattatttggactttggGCTAAATTACCCAAattgtctaaaaaaaaaaagcaattaaGCTCGGGACCTAAAAACATGGGTTGAGCAATTTTCTGTCGTGGGTCCAGGCCTAGAAACTGGGCTGGAATGGTTGATCAAGCCAAGGGGTTGTAGGCCTAAGGTAGCAAACGGGCTACTAAGGGAAACCAGGCCTAAAAATAGGCCTAAGGTAGGGCGTTGATTTGGTGTATCGTAGTGCAGGAAAACACATCAGCCACATGGGCTAGGTTCCACTGCGGCGGGGACATGGGGAACATCGAGGCCCATCTGGGTTGGTGTTGTGAGTGGGCCGAGAGATAGGGCTTGCGGCAGGTAAACCCAAAAGCCAAATTTGGGTCTAGATTTGTCCGAGAAGAGCTAAAGCCCAAAGGGCTTGGTTTTTGGACCAAAAGAACAACCCAACCATATGTTGGGTGTGCTCACCGGGGAAGAATGCCGGACTCGTCGCTTCTGGCAGTGGTCGAGGGGGTATGGTTCACCATAGAACCTCTTCCCAGGTGACGGGGAGTCAAACTCGAGGTCAATAAACCAAGAAACTCTCGGGTTCGAGTTTAGGGTTTCAAACTCCAGTGAGATTTCAAAAGATCTTAGCCACAATTTCGATTCAAGTCATCGGGAAAAGCAGTCGTGGTGGTTGGGTATGGTTGCATGCCATGTTTTTGTCAGAAATCGGTGGTGACGCCAGTGATGGCGTCGGGTTCTGGGTTTGGAGACTTGCAGGGCTTCATGGTCTTGGCTTtgctttagggtttaggtttaaacGAATCCAAAAACGAAAAcaaaatttcaattcaattcaatgcaTATTGTATAGTTTAATGCATGAGCAgttatttgatgcaattcatgacaatatcaaattcacataattcaacaattatgaatataatgcatgcacaatttatgtagaatctaaaatttgaaaaacttaaagttgggtcatgcattatggtgaatgttcatgttatcagggctgcaaaaatatcgagataaaaaccgttgttttggaagaacctgattgtgtgatgatatcgatgaactggtttgacgcaaaaaattatttcttcaattttggctTTCCATCTCCAAagcttgtatcacgttcaacataagaaaaattaattgaatcaataaaagcatatgaattcaataaaatcaaaatttaatcaattaaaattaattgaaaTGTAATACTCCCATGATTGAAGACGAGTAAATTCTTTTTAGCACAATGTGCAAAGCGTGTTGATAATGTGTTGTGACCTATATTAACTGAGGGGTGCaacatagagagaaagagaaagatagagaatagacttgaggaattgtgtgtgttaattccccagttcttgtgcctttatttatagtaataagaagaagagaaacttgctctccaagtaatactAAGTCTATcaggaaagatcttctagatctCAAATGATTCCTAAtctatctctacttaggatttacataatcacaaTATATATTAGAACGTATGTCAcaacattaatatatatatatatatatatataataataacttCCATATTATTAACAATACATATTCTTATATTACCTCCAACATCGAGAAAGTTGTTGTCTTTAAAATGCTACATACATTAAATATGTGGTATTTCTCTTTTAGTTGTATTGTGGCATTTTAGAACAAAACCCTACATTCACGGATGATATTTCAATTTGGATATCTCTCGAtggttaattttgggacaaaatCAGCTCACTTCTTCCAAAAATGAGGTTTTGTGGTGGATTTGAGTTCTCATCAAGCAACGTGGTGCAATTAACGAGCTGTATATTTCGAATGAGGTGATATGCCATACAAGATTCCATTCTCACGTACGCTTTATTCTACAGAATAGAACCATTGAGTGtgattttacataaaaaactaataaagaataaaaggtcgtacccagtgcacaaggctcccgctttaagcagggtctgggagaggtgaatgtcggctagccttacccccagggggtaaggctagccgacattcacctctcccagaccctgcttaaagcgggagccttgtgcactgggtacgaccttttattctttattagttttttatgtaaaatcaCACTCAATGGTTCTATTCTGTAGAACCATTGAGTGTGATTTATTCTTTATCGAGTTCTTCTTGATCCTTTTAAGCCGTTAAAATAAGACTCAAATCATCTAGAACCTTTCGGTTATTAATACGATCAGTACTGGTATTTCATCGAAATATTATGCTCtctatagatttttttttttttgtagcgtCAAATATTCTGATGGATAGAAAGTTTGGTTTCTAATCATTCGATTTGGGTTTAGAGTTCTCACCTCCTCTAAATAACAATTTTTGAATCTTCCCCTCTTTAAGAAGTATTAACCTTTGCAATTGCGCAAGAACCCATTATCTAAACTATATATTAATAgaaccctctttgtcaaccgAAGAAGGTGAAAAGTcttctaaactacatattaatagaatTCTCTTTGTCAACCGAAAGAGGGTGAAAAATCTATCTAGTCTTCTATCGCAACATAAAAGATAAGGACAGTAacgtaatttcacaaaacaaaattttgctattttttgtTTAAGCATCACAAACAAGTGATTTTAACATctctaattttaaaaaattaaaaaaaatagaccTCTCTTCATCTCTTCCCACTCTCACGTTCTGTCTCACTcgcttcctctctccttcaattttaaaaacaaaaataaaacatttcacacacactttgtgtgtggcATATAATAGTAAAAGATAATTAAAATTATAAGGGCTTATGAtctatataataaaatattaaatgaaatgaaccaaaattaattttaatttgtttatagGATACATAAGCATACAAAGTACTAAACAAAAGTTCTGAATGAGCCTAGTAATACCATAGCGTATAGAGTTGCTATATGATTGACGAAGGAATCATTTGGTAGCTAGTGtcgtatatatacatattctgAACtagaaatatcaaagagagAATGGAGGCATCGGATGCCAACAAATCAAATAAGATTCTGGGATAAACAAGCCGATATGCAAATACTAAGACTCcttaatttcttttcctttttttttttaattatagacGACGATGTTTTGAGCTATAAACGAGTATGAGGAGGCAAACATCGTGACCGTGGAGATATATTTCAAGGGCTAAGAATGATTGGAGAACACAAGAGGGAAAGGCTAAATGACAGTGGGGAGATGCAAGTCCACTACCTTATAGGGGGCCAACAAGGCTACAAGCCCCAACATATCAAAGTGTTTACCCCGCATGCATGCAGTATCCCTTAGTGGAATCTGAATCAGACGTCAGCAACTGTCCACGTGTCAAAATATACAAACATTCCAAATTgaaaaagtagagagagagagagagagagaccaatGGAGAATTGCAAAAGAAGAGGCAAAAGAAGAGGCAATGCGATTCTCTTAATTCCATTAGCTCAAAATCAATACAATATTAGATTCCATTCATGATAAGCTAGCACAGCAAAACCCCATAAACTTTAAATACTAGAACTCTTAAGAAATGAGGTGCTGAAAAGACAAAAATCCCATTGCCACGCATGCATGATGATCTCTAATTCCATGATTTGACTAGGCATTTGGCATTGGGTTGGTTTTCATTGGGGGTTCTGTGATGGGCATTGAAATAGCAACCGAGGAGAGCTTGGTATTAGCTCCAACATCTCCGTTAACGGTGAACATGGACACACCGTTTACTTGAGAACCCTTTATTACTTCCGGGATCTCCTCCTTCTCCAATACTTCTTTGTGTTTTCCCCACAGGACTGCATAAAGCCCGAACACGATCAATACAGCTCCGAGTACGCTGCACGCACAAGTGAATTGAACAAATCAGCCAAGAGGGGATGAGAAATGTAAAACGAATATTGAATAAACATATTATAGTTACAAGCTACTTTTATCAACATTAGATAAGTAATTAGTAATGTGATCAATAAATATGTTCTAAACAACATCACTCGTATAAAAATGTCTGGGTGTGTGTATGTATTTACACTTTTATTTTGCATGCATGCAGGTTGAAGGGAAGAGAAAAATTAATTACCTTCCAAGAAATATTTTTTCTGCAAGGATGAAGGATCCCATGATTGCCACAATGATCATCATCAAAGGGCTAAAAGCAGTTGCAAATACGGGACCTCTCATCTTCATCACTAGCCCTTGCACATAGTACGAAATGCTTGATGTGACAATTCCCTTtaacaaatgaaaatgaaaaaacaaagtTAGTGTCATTattcatgagagagagagagagagagagagagagagagagagagagagagggagagaaagagagttatAACATACAGCATAGGCAGCAGCTAAGAGGTTCATGTCAAAACCTATTCTCCAGACGGAGGGTTTGCGTTCCATCACAAACGTAACAGCAATAGCCTGCAGAGTTCCTATGCCGCATATCATTGATGTGAGAGACAGCTGATGGTTCTTGTAGGTCTTCAACGCGTTGTTCTGTAAATAttcaacaaacaaattaaacaaaatgttaaaattttaattcgCTTTCAAACTAAAAAACGATTGAAAACGCAGAATTTTGTTTGTTGTATAACTCTTACTTGTAACACAAATAAAGAAGCCCAGGCAAGAGTAGCAATGGTTAGCATAATGGATCCCAAAAACCAGTGTTTGTCACCAGTCCCAGTGGTATCTGTGACATATGATTTTCGTGGGTGAATATACTTAGACCACAACATCTCTACAATTGGCCCCCTGTACAAGGTCATCAGCATGGCCCCCGCCACTGTCAATACTGTTCCGATTACCTTTGCTTGGCACCTTACTTTCTTGATGTCTAGCACTTCCATCCTAATTTTCATTCCAacaaatcaaattaattaataaacatAATATATTAATCATGATCATTAACaactaaattataaattaatatgGGATTATTGTATACGTATTTGCTAGCTATTGCGCCCTTACCGGCATATGACGGCCAGGACAAAAGTCATAGCCGGAAGCATGTTGCTCATGGCACAAGAGAACGTTGGAGACGTAAACTTCAACCCGGCATAGTAGAAGTTCTGGTCAATCACCGGACTACATAATGAGAGGTGCATGGTTAAAAATGTCGTTACAATTGTGGAATAATACTAATCAAAGTGTCTGACAAGATAACATATTTGAATGACTAATTTAGCATATAGTAACTAACCCAAGAAGGCCGAGGATAAATATTTGCATGAACATTGAGAATGTCATTTTTGGTTGCTTCTTCCTCTCAAAAAAGAAGGCAAATGGGGCTATAATAGCAGTAGCAATGGCATGGCGATAAACCACAAGCACATAGTGACTCATTCCTCTGTTGAGAGAAACTTTGGTGATGATGTTCATTCCGGCGTAGCCGAATTGTAGAGAGATCATTGCAAAGTAGGGTTTCGAGCTCTCAAGGAAGCTGCCGAAGCCAGCCTTCTccatttttgaagaaaaaaataaactaaaGGACTTTGCTAATTAgaactataagtttataactgATGTTGCTGAGAAAAATACAAGGCCAGAGAGGAAACAAACCACTACTCAAAGAGGTTATGTGTTTCTCCCTAGAGAGGAGTAAGGGAGTGGCCACCTATTTATATCAGGTGGGAGGGAACTGTGCATATTGATAAATACAGTGCCATTCATCGTCACTCTCAACTTGCTGCCTAACTTTCACAATTTACCATCCACTATACAATATTGTCGGAAAGAAATCAACCTTGCGTTTacatcttcttttcttttctttctttaaagtaTCTCTTTTAGTTTAATACTCTCCGTCTCTCTCTACATTATATTCCAAAATTTTGGCAAAGATTCCTATATAAGAATCATATCGCTTTAGTATTTTCTTTTGTATAAAAAATCCCTCCTATAGTAGTAATGGAAAATGTGTGTAGTTTCATTACATTCTTTTAGTAATTATATTATGTTCTGcacatacataaaaaaaatattgatttatatatatataggtacatGCATATCAGATATCATGCTTCCAatttttgagagatttttcaatgtgcttgGAATATGAGGCGAACACTACATGTCATTCTAGAATTAGGGatacttggaaaaaaaaaaactttcctctaattgtataatgacatgtggtgtTCCACCCCATGTTCTGAATACAAAACCTACAGGTATATAAACTTTTCTATTAATTTCGTTGTGTTAGAGTTACACGCACATCGCTTAACTTAGAGACAGAGATTTTGTATTTCTCAAGAATTTAATACTGAAAAAAGACATTTTCTTCGTATATACAATCCTGGcttcttgtttttattttattttatttaattattgaaGGTCTAGCAACTGAATTTCATACTCTTAGTTAAGCATGCTTGTCGTATGAAAATCTGACCACAAATTAAGTTGGCCGATTGCTTGTGTTAGAATGTCATTAGGGGTGGGCATAAAAACTGCCAAACCGGAAAACCGAATCAAACTGTGACaaaaaaaactgtaaaaaacCACGTTGATCAAAAAAGTCAAAACCGGaacaaaaaccgaaccgaaccgtttCAAACGATTCCGGTTCCGGTTTGGAAATATTAAGAACCAAAGGAACCGGATCGAACCACTTTTAATATAAgttattgttttattattatttttatataaatacgaCATTTTTCCAAGAAAACCATGTGCATAAAGCcgaatatttttcttcacttctcTCCCCCTCCTTTGTTGTTTTATCACTTTttttgtgacgacccgtccctaattctatgtttttacaaattttaaaagtgtgattttacgaaaatgaCCTTAGAGGCGAGGGTATTGACTTTCGTGGACCAACGTTTAGTGAGACGTACGGAATATTTCTATAGCGATCCAAGGTGGGtatattactattttatatCTTTCTTTATATCTTTGCATTCAAACTATAGTATTATATAAGGTTATTTGAGAGtaatgaaagaagaaaaaaaaaggattcaGGGAGAAAGAGAAATGGAAGAGAAGGAAGGGGGCTGATGCCCAATCGGAGGAGAAGGTTGCTGGCCAatcagaaagaagagagaagtgAGGGATAAATCAGAGAGGGGAAGGAGGGGAAAGTAGGAAGTAGAGAAAGAGAGGAACTGGCCGGGTTCCCCTTCGACCCGCGCGACCCGTTTTAAAACCCGGCCTCCCTGTGTGATTTTCCGATGATTTTGCACCATTCCTCCGGTGAATTAGGACACCCCATACCCTGCAACCATCAACAcgactcttcttcttcatggtACTCTCACGAAACAATGCAAATCGT
This region of Malus domestica chromosome 07, GDT2T_hap1 genomic DNA includes:
- the LOC103438581 gene encoding WAT1-related protein At5g07050, with translation MEKAGFGSFLESSKPYFAMISLQFGYAGMNIITKVSLNRGMSHYVLVVYRHAIATAIIAPFAFFFERKKQPKMTFSMFMQIFILGLLGPVIDQNFYYAGLKFTSPTFSCAMSNMLPAMTFVLAVICRMEVLDIKKVRCQAKVIGTVLTVAGAMLMTLYRGPIVEMLWSKYIHPRKSYVTDTTGTGDKHWFLGSIMLTIATLAWASLFVLQNNALKTYKNHQLSLTSMICGIGTLQAIAVTFVMERKPSVWRIGFDMNLLAAAYAGIVTSSISYYVQGLVMKMRGPVFATAFSPLMMIIVAIMGSFILAEKIFLGSVLGAVLIVFGLYAVLWGKHKEVLEKEEIPEVIKGSQVNGVSMFTVNGDVGANTKLSSVAISMPITEPPMKTNPMPNA